One Endozoicomonas gorgoniicola DNA window includes the following coding sequences:
- a CDS encoding ribonuclease T2 family protein has product MSGIIISPTGSGTLLSPVENQKKAVSVNSLVVILSLLFTFSVNASDPWEKEVNHAPSGRFDFNVYAVTWQPTYCLQNGKNHCANRFYVHGVWPYFNLPEEVTHNTIQGNLASSLLNSRLNPLLNPSLNPLFNYHPSFCYSSPGCKSSKDCEIDDQQALLIMNHPSIKDLYPQSIPLFKHEWRKHGTCSGLKPENYFLQANTYRSMVFPNLDNLYRLIGQHQAPFEVSTSHLKSLLPNYTGLRCTPVKGQTMLFEIFFFIDKLGNPHTTQTQIGKDCSGKIVIPVTLTDS; this is encoded by the coding sequence TCCGTGAACAGTCTGGTCGTTATTCTCTCACTATTGTTTACCTTTTCTGTAAACGCTTCAGACCCATGGGAAAAAGAAGTTAATCATGCACCCAGTGGACGGTTTGACTTCAATGTCTATGCAGTGACATGGCAGCCCACCTATTGCTTACAAAACGGAAAAAACCATTGTGCGAACCGCTTTTATGTTCATGGTGTATGGCCTTACTTTAACCTTCCAGAAGAAGTGACACACAACACCATTCAAGGCAATTTAGCCAGCTCTTTGCTCAATTCCCGGCTCAACCCTTTACTCAACCCTTCACTCAACCCTTTATTTAACTATCATCCTTCATTCTGTTACAGCTCCCCCGGGTGTAAAAGCAGCAAGGACTGTGAAATTGATGACCAGCAGGCGCTCCTGATTATGAACCATCCTTCAATAAAAGACTTATATCCGCAGAGCATCCCTCTCTTTAAACACGAATGGCGCAAACACGGAACCTGCTCCGGGCTGAAGCCAGAAAACTATTTTCTGCAGGCAAATACCTACAGAAGCATGGTTTTTCCCAATCTGGACAATTTGTACAGACTTATTGGTCAACATCAAGCTCCATTTGAGGTCAGTACTTCTCATCTGAAGTCTCTGCTGCCGAATTATACAGGCCTGAGATGCACCCCGGTTAAAGGTCAGACCATGCTCTTTGAAATCTTCTTCTTCATCGACAAATTGGGTAACCCACATACAACTCAAACACAAATAGGGAAGGATTGTTCCGGTAAGATCGTTATACCTGTCACACTGACTGATTCTTAA